The Lucilia cuprina isolate Lc7/37 chromosome 5, ASM2204524v1, whole genome shotgun sequence genome includes a window with the following:
- the LOC111690886 gene encoding cationic amino acid transporter 2 isoform X2, whose product MEDFLQNNGMRFPGFKSIYQTLSRKKPIEDSSESKLAKVLSAFDLTTLGIGSTLGVGVYVLAGQVAKIYAGPAVIFSFLIAAIASIFAGLCYAEFGARVPRAGSAYVYSYVTIGEFIAFIIGWNLILEYAIGSASVVKGLSAYLDNLCGHAMENFLSEKLPMNIDGLNEYPDIFAFGVTIIFAWAIAMGAKESTRLNTVFTLLNLSVVLFVIGAGLFKVSSSNWALPKSSVPEGYGDGGFAPYGFAGIIRGAAICFYGFIGFDCIATAGEEAKNPKKSIPFAVITSLAMVFLAYFGISTVLTMMLPYYEQDESAPLVHVFSMYGWTFAKYVVSIGAICAMCTSLMGSMFPLPRIVYAMANDGLLFKFMGEISSKHKTPLNSTLLTGFLTGAFAAIFNLKQLMNMMSIGTFLAYSMVAACVLILRYESDERRDSRHLANGRTLIENNESHCSLLKMLFNSPKSIVPTKKTARIVTIMLCLYVLQCILLTQVLTTFEENFSEVSLVNIIKLVLTVVSLFITLFIISRQPVASSSLAFKVPFVPWVPGFSLLINIYLMIKLDIMTWVRFSIWIAIGLVIFFAYSIRNSTLRRRELKILADSESRGISETNSISSLQHDERFSTQVPLMVMQNTN is encoded by the exons atggaagattttttacaaaataatgg GATGCGTTTTCCCGGATTCAAAAGTATATATCAGACGTTAAGTCGTAAGAAACCTATTGAAGATTCAAGTGAGTCTAAATTGGCAAAAGTTCTATCGGCTTTTGATCTGACGACTCTTGGCATTGGGTCTACACTCGGTGTTGGTGTCTATGTATTGGCCGGACAAGTGGCAAAAATATATGCTGGCCCTGCTGTGATTTTCAGTTTTCTTATTGCTGCTATTGCCTCAATTTTTGCCGGCTTATGTTATGCTGAGTTTGGTGCACGTGTTCCTAGAGCGGGATCCGCTTATGTCTACAGTTATGTTACAATTGGAGAGTTCATTGCATTTATAATTGGTTGGAATTTGATACTGGAATATGCAATAG GTTCGGCTAGTGTTGTTAAAGGTTTAAGTGCGTATTTGGATAATCTCTGTGGTCATGCTATGGagaattttttgagtgaaaagttgccAATGAATATAGATGGCCTCAATGAATACCCCGATATATTTGCTTTTGGAGTCACCATTATATTTGCATGGGCAATAGCCATGGGAGCAAAGGAATCTACACGCCTCAACACTGTATTCACGCTACTTAATTTAAGCGTGGTTTTATTTGTCATTGGAGCAGGCCTTTTCAAAg TATCAAGCAGCAATTGGGCTCTACCCAAATCTTCAGTACCAGAGGGTTATGGTGACGGCGGATTTGCGCCGTATGGTTTTGCCGGTATTATAAGAGGTGCTGCAATATGTTTTTATGGTTTCATTGGTTTTGATTGTATTGCCACTGCTGGCGAAGAAgctaaaaatcctaaaaaatcCATACCATTTGCTGTTATCACATCCCTGGCTATGGTCTTTCTGGCATACTTTGGTATTTCAACTGTTCTGACCATGATGTTACCCTATTACGAACAAGATGAAAGTGCACCTTTGGTACATGTTTTCAGTATGTATGGCTGGACATTTGCCAAGTATGTTGTCTCGATAGGAGCTATTTGCGCCATGTGCACCAGCCTTATGGGCTCTATGTTCCCATTGCCTCGTATTGTCTATGCCATGGCAAATGACGGTTTACTATTCAAATTCATGGGAGAAATTAGTTCAAAACACAAAACACCTTTAAATAGTACTTTGCTGACGGGCTTCCTAACGGGGGCATTCGCAGCCATATTTAACTTGAAACAGTTGATGAACATGATGTCTATAGGCACATTCTTGGCCTACTCTATGGTGGCAGCATGTGTACTGATTCTACGCTATGAAAGTGATGAGAGAAGAGATAGTCGTCACTTAGCAAATGGCCGCACATTAATAGAAAACAATGAATCCCACTGTAGTCTcttgaaaatgttatttaattcaCCAAAGTCAATAGTACCCACAAAGAAGACAGCCAGAATTGTGACCATCATGTTATGTTTATATG TACTTCAGTGCATTTTATTAACCCAAGTATTGACTACATTTGAAGAAAACTTCTCCGAGGTATCATTGGTTAACATTATCAAGCTCGTATTGACTGTGGTGTCCctatttattacattatttataatatcaCGCCAACCAGTTGCATCCTCATCTCTTGCATTTAAAGTTCCCTTTGTTCCATGGGTTCCAGGATTTTCATTGCTTATCAACATTTATCTTATGATCAAATTGGATATTATGACTTGGGTCAGATTTAGTATTTGGATTGCTATAGGCTTAGTTATATTCTTTGCCTACAGTATTCGTAATAGTACTTTACGTCGTCGAGAACTAAAGATTTTGGCCGACTCAGAATCTCGTGGAATAAGTGAAACAAATTCGATTTCATCTCTACAACATGACGAAAGATTTAGCACACAAGTCCCTCTAATGGTGATGCAAAAcacaaattaa
- the LOC111690886 gene encoding cationic amino acid transporter 2 isoform X1, with translation MEEFLQNNGMRFPGFKSIYQTLSRKKPIEDSSESKLAKVLSAFDLTTLGIGSTLGVGVYVLAGQVAKIYAGPAVIFSFLIAAIASIFAGLCYAEFGARVPRAGSAYVYSYVTIGEFIAFIIGWNLILEYAIGSASVVKGLSAYLDNLCGHAMENFLSEKLPMNIDGLNEYPDIFAFGVTIIFAWAIAMGAKESTRLNTVFTLLNLSVVLFVIGAGLFKVSSSNWALPKSSVPEGYGDGGFAPYGFAGIIRGAAICFYGFIGFDCIATAGEEAKNPKKSIPFAVITSLAMVFLAYFGISTVLTMMLPYYEQDESAPLVHVFSMYGWTFAKYVVSIGAICAMCTSLMGSMFPLPRIVYAMANDGLLFKFMGEISSKHKTPLNSTLLTGFLTGAFAAIFNLKQLMNMMSIGTFLAYSMVAACVLILRYESDERRDSRHLANGRTLIENNESHCSLLKMLFNSPKSIVPTKKTARIVTIMLCLYVLQCILLTQVLTTFEENFSEVSLVNIIKLVLTVVSLFITLFIISRQPVASSSLAFKVPFVPWVPGFSLLINIYLMIKLDIMTWVRFSIWIAIGLVIFFAYSIRNSTLRRRELKILADSESRGISETNSISSLQHDERFSTQVPLMVMQNTN, from the exons atggaagaatttttacaaaataatgg GATGCGTTTTCCCGGATTCAAAAGTATATATCAGACGTTAAGTCGTAAGAAACCTATTGAAGATTCAAGTGAGTCTAAATTGGCAAAAGTTCTATCGGCTTTTGATCTGACGACTCTTGGCATTGGGTCTACACTCGGTGTTGGTGTCTATGTATTGGCCGGACAAGTGGCAAAAATATATGCTGGCCCTGCTGTGATTTTCAGTTTTCTTATTGCTGCTATTGCCTCAATTTTTGCCGGCTTATGTTATGCTGAGTTTGGTGCACGTGTTCCTAGAGCGGGATCCGCTTATGTCTACAGTTATGTTACAATTGGAGAGTTCATTGCATTTATAATTGGTTGGAATTTGATACTGGAATATGCAATAG GTTCGGCTAGTGTTGTTAAAGGTTTAAGTGCGTATTTGGATAATCTCTGTGGTCATGCTATGGagaattttttgagtgaaaagttgccAATGAATATAGATGGCCTCAATGAATACCCCGATATATTTGCTTTTGGAGTCACCATTATATTTGCATGGGCAATAGCCATGGGAGCAAAGGAATCTACACGCCTCAACACTGTATTCACGCTACTTAATTTAAGCGTGGTTTTATTTGTCATTGGAGCAGGCCTTTTCAAAg TATCAAGCAGCAATTGGGCTCTACCCAAATCTTCAGTACCAGAGGGTTATGGTGACGGCGGATTTGCGCCGTATGGTTTTGCCGGTATTATAAGAGGTGCTGCAATATGTTTTTATGGTTTCATTGGTTTTGATTGTATTGCCACTGCTGGCGAAGAAgctaaaaatcctaaaaaatcCATACCATTTGCTGTTATCACATCCCTGGCTATGGTCTTTCTGGCATACTTTGGTATTTCAACTGTTCTGACCATGATGTTACCCTATTACGAACAAGATGAAAGTGCACCTTTGGTACATGTTTTCAGTATGTATGGCTGGACATTTGCCAAGTATGTTGTCTCGATAGGAGCTATTTGCGCCATGTGCACCAGCCTTATGGGCTCTATGTTCCCATTGCCTCGTATTGTCTATGCCATGGCAAATGACGGTTTACTATTCAAATTCATGGGAGAAATTAGTTCAAAACACAAAACACCTTTAAATAGTACTTTGCTGACGGGCTTCCTAACGGGGGCATTCGCAGCCATATTTAACTTGAAACAGTTGATGAACATGATGTCTATAGGCACATTCTTGGCCTACTCTATGGTGGCAGCATGTGTACTGATTCTACGCTATGAAAGTGATGAGAGAAGAGATAGTCGTCACTTAGCAAATGGCCGCACATTAATAGAAAACAATGAATCCCACTGTAGTCTcttgaaaatgttatttaattcaCCAAAGTCAATAGTACCCACAAAGAAGACAGCCAGAATTGTGACCATCATGTTATGTTTATATG TACTTCAGTGCATTTTATTAACCCAAGTATTGACTACATTTGAAGAAAACTTCTCCGAGGTATCATTGGTTAACATTATCAAGCTCGTATTGACTGTGGTGTCCctatttattacattatttataatatcaCGCCAACCAGTTGCATCCTCATCTCTTGCATTTAAAGTTCCCTTTGTTCCATGGGTTCCAGGATTTTCATTGCTTATCAACATTTATCTTATGATCAAATTGGATATTATGACTTGGGTCAGATTTAGTATTTGGATTGCTATAGGCTTAGTTATATTCTTTGCCTACAGTATTCGTAATAGTACTTTACGTCGTCGAGAACTAAAGATTTTGGCCGACTCAGAATCTCGTGGAATAAGTGAAACAAATTCGATTTCATCTCTACAACATGACGAAAGATTTAGCACACAAGTCCCTCTAATGGTGATGCAAAAcacaaattaa
- the LOC111690904 gene encoding fibronectin-binding protein A: protein MAKFYTTVVIIAIALALVAAEPPRFRQSKRFGSLKIKNNRKVLARQEQASEAALSSAPYPPAGVTPEIPFDLPTETEAPVAEPADTYGPPEPTPDQTYGPPEQTPDETYGPPEPTPDETYGPPEAEEVPAITEPDNTYGPPTTDDQPAIEEPEAEEIPQSESNLVSENLIQPRNKNIRARSRSAPLRSRVPAKRSRSAALRQRSAPVQPRFNTVEIIHSEPVLIYTLH, encoded by the coding sequence ATGGCCAAGTTTTACACAACTGTTGTAATTATTGCCATTGCATTGGCTTTGGTCGCTGCTGAACCTCCACGCTTTAGACAATCGAAACGTTTCGgcagtttgaaaataaaaaacaatagaaaagtATTGGCTCGCCAAGAACAGGCTTCAGAGGCAGCACTTTCTTCGGCCCCATATCCACCGGCTGGCGTGACTCCAGAAATTCCTTTTGATTTACCAACCGAAACTGAAGCACCTGTTGCAGAACCTGCTGATACCTACGGTCCACCAGAACCAACACCCGATCAAACTTATGGTCCACCAGAACAAACACCCGATGAAACCTATGGTCCCCCAGAGCCTACACCTGATGAAACTTATGGTCCACCCGAAGCCGAAGAAGTTCCAGCAATAACTGAGCCAGATAATACTTATGGTCCACCCACAACCGATGATCAACCTGCCATCGAAGAGCCAGAAGCTGAAGAAATTCCCCAATCCGAAAGTAATTTAGTTTCCGAAAATCTTATTCAACCCAGAAATAAGAATATTCGTGCTCGTTCACGATCTGCACCACTTCGCTCCCGTGTTCCCGCTAAACGCTCACGTTCTGCTGCATTGCGCCAGCGCAGTGCACCTGTGCAACCACGATTTAATACTGTGGAGATTATACATTCAGAACCAGTTCTCATTTACACTTTGCATTAG
- the LOC111690906 gene encoding fibrous sheath CABYR-binding protein, translating into MAQFKKISLIILVLAIVACSAEPARYRQRLAAKKLQPLRQRPAVQQKRVLARQEAVTPYPTADELKPEVPFEEGNQPDEVYGPPDETYGPPELDETPADQLPSEEAPEEFAPNPDAEEFQPAEEESVAPVEEEQVSRLTSRRKSNKKNISSRLVQKKKTQKSQRLVVAPAPVVAPAATVPVALPFATPYTAQSQQYFLLNQPFAYTAQYQAW; encoded by the coding sequence ATGGcacaatttaaaaagatttcattGATTATCTTGGTCTTGGCTATTGTAGCCTGTTCTGCTGAACCAGCTAGATATCGCCAACGTCTGGCTGCTAAGAAATTGCAGCCTTTGAGACAACGCCCAGCAGTACAACAGAAACGTGTTTTAGCTAGACAAGAAGCTGTAACACCTTATCCTACTGCTGATGAATTGAAACCAGAAGTTCCCTTTGAAGAGGGAAACCAACCCGATGAAGTATATGGACCTCCCGATGAGACTTATGGTCCTCCCGAACTTGATGAAACTCCTGCCGATCAATTGCCTTCAGAAGAGGCTCCCGAAGAATTTGCTCCTAATCCCGATGCTGAAGAATTCCAACCCGCTGAAGAAGAGTCTGTGGCCCCTGTAGAGGAAGAGCAAGTCTCCAGACTAACAAGCAGAAGAAAATCaaacaagaaaaacatttcatcCCGCTTGGTCCAAAagaagaaaactcaaaaatccCAACGTTTGGTAGTTGCTCCTGCTCCAGTTGTAGCACCCGCTGCCACAGTACCTGTCGCATTGCCTTTTGCCACCCCTTACACTGCCCAATCTCAGCAATACTTTCTTCTAAACCAACCTTTTGCTTACACTGCCCAATATCAAGCTTGGTAA
- the LOC111691030 gene encoding uncharacterized protein LOC111691030 produces the protein MAKIIKNHRIGIVVITLLVMPSSWAQRPSFAGSRPTNGLNQKDKYHSTTPTNTDIQNRFGSADVPTVPNQIPFGQTQKPPVGYPVVFPESVYTALTRPSNNNNIGTSVVFEDRFGDDNTNTISPSSSSNPSSSASQRPGVPLDAHGDQLLIDQLNRIPIDKRPFWFINYQAIEAQRNGTTNNFAGAQSSRGSFFG, from the coding sequence atggctaaaattataaaaaaccacCGAATCGGTATTGTGGTAATTACGCTATTAGTCATGCCCTCTAGCTGGGCCCAAAGGCCTTCATTTGCTGGCAGTCGCCCTACAAATGGTTTAAATCAAAAAGATAAATATCATTCAACCACACCCACGAATACAGACATACAAAATCGTTTTGGTAGTGCAGATGTTCCAACCGTCCCCAATCAAATACCATTTGGACAAACACAAAAACCTCCAGTAGGTTATCCAGTTGTATTTCCAGAATCTGTATACACGGCTTTAACAAGACCatcaaataacaacaatattggtACGTCTGTCGTATTTGAGGATCGATTCGGCGATGACAATACCAATACCATATCACCATCATCTTCATCAAACCCTTCGTCATCTGCAAGTCAGCGACCAGGTGTACCTTTAGATGCCCATGGTGATCAATTATTGATCGACCAGTTAAATCGGATTCCCATCGATAAAAGGccattttggtttattaattaTCAAGCGATAGAAGCACAGCGCAATGGCACAACCAACAATTTCGCTGGCGCTCAAAGCTCTAGAGGTTCCTTTTTCGGTTAA
- the LOC111691049 gene encoding uncharacterized protein LOC111691049 codes for MAKFQFALVLLLVVLAVFSCEAQRQRVRSGRLQRNRQLARQEVEEPITPYPLADELKPEIPFEEAAPAPVDESAVVDEEEVFPADEAAEGAANEPIPDEVYGPPEESVLYNTPDEVYGPPEIEANQLPAEVTLARQRQRQARLVQARRKAAYRQARLAKLRAAKPKRSA; via the coding sequence atggcCAAATTCCAATTTGCTCTTGTTTTACTTTTGGTGGTCTTGGCTGTATTCAGCTGTGAAGCCCAAAGGCAAAGAGTTCGCTCAGGTCGTTTACAACGCAATCGTCAATTGGCGCGCCAAGAAGTCGAAGAACCAATTACACCTTATCCTTTAGCCGACGAATTGAAACCAGAAATTCCATTTGAAGAAGCCGCTCCTGCTCCTGTCGATGAATCCGCTGTTGTGGATGAGGAAGAAGTATTTCCTGCTGATGAAGCTGCCGAAGGTGCTGCCAACGAACCCATTCCCGATGAGGTTTATGGACCTCCCGAAGAATCCGTTCTCTACAACACTCCCGATGAAGTTTATGGCCCACCAGAAATCGAAGCCAATCAATTACCTGCTGAAGTCACTTTGGCCCGTCAAAGACAACGTCAAGCTCGTTTAGTTCAAGCTCGTCGTAAGGCTGCCTACCGTCAAGCTCGTTTAGCTAAATTGCGTGCTGCCAAACCAAAACGTTCTGCTTAA
- the LOC111691058 gene encoding uncharacterized protein LOC111691058 has protein sequence MIVINKSNIKCLWLLVLISFICLANARQIRYSRYNTEVIEDNVEKQNSTNVTDNQTVDDDSEIEATVREIKLAPYPASGYRPSRAFPLPNEEAARNTQSDIEAQVTDESSVASTTETIDFTTTTLGYEDETTTTNIITEDNLNEDDSEKVESGDDVMAETEAPKAPYPPAGFQPRIPFLLPTDFSLKSEQQLKEEENLTEIPYEDTTELPAEIEIKAPYPAAGYRPSKAFLLPSEQLQLEAEKKNDSKPQNDNSNHPVCGSSTNPLAPKPIDGEKEDPDSESINVNVQTQQRSQEQRAVVIPVRFSVHPLLLTRPLVYSAPIAATW, from the coding sequence ATGATTGTGattaataaaagtaatataaagtGTCTTTGGCTATTGGTGTTAATTTCGTTCATTTGTTTGGCAAATGCACGACAAATTCGCTACAGCCGTTATAATACAGAAGTGATAGAAGATAATGTGGAGAAACAGAACAGCACTAATGTTACTGATAATCAAACTGTAGATGATGACAGTGAAATTGAAGCAACAGTGCGAGAAATTAAACTGGCACCATATCCTGCAAGTGGCTACAGACCATCAAGAGCATTTCCTTTGCCAAACGAGGAAGCCGCGAGAAATACACAAAGTGATATTGAAGCACAAGTTACAGATGAATCGTCAGTTGCATCAACAACCGAGACTATAGATTTCACCACAACGACGCTGGGATATGAAGACGAGACAACTACTACTAACATTATAACTGAAGATAACCTAAATGAAGATGATAGTGAAAAAGTGGAAAGTGGAGATGATGTAATGGCAGAAACGGAAGCACCCAAGGCTCCTTATCCTCCAGCTGGCTTTCAGCCTAGAATACCTTTCTTGTTGCCTACAGACTTTTCGTTGAAAAGCGAGCAGCAACTGAAAGAGGAAGAAAACTTAACAGAAATTCCTTACGAAGATACTACTGAATTACCGGCTGAAATTGAGATTAAAGCACCTTATCCAGCAGCTGGATATCGGCCATCTAAAGCATTCCTCCTACCATCGGAACAATTACAATTAGAAGcagaaaagaaaaatgattCAAAACCTCAAAATGATAACAGTAATCATCCGGTGTGTGGTTCCAGTACTAATCCATTGGCTCCAAAGCCCATAGATGGCGAAAAAGAAGATCCGGATTCGGAGTCCATTAATGTTAATGTCCAAACTCAACAAAGATCTCAAGAACAACGAGCTGTCGTAATACCAGTACGTTTTTCGGTGCATCCCCTTCTGCTTACCAGACCTCTTGTCTACAGTGCTCCCATAGCAGCAACATGGTAA
- the LOC111690980 gene encoding fibrous sheath CABYR-binding protein-like codes for MAKFVQILFVALLAVALCSAEAPRSRTSRFQARRNRFLARQEAAEPAAVTPYPTADELKPEVPFDEAVAAEEQQPNQPDEVYGPPEEEAPVETDDVAAAEEEQAVADEEVAVAEEEEQAVAEEEAAPARLTARRTSSARRSSVRPAKLRKAAPARLQLQPQFVPQPLFYYVAQ; via the coding sequence ATGGCTAAATTCGTGCAAATCCTTTTCGTTGCTTTGTTGGCTGTAGCTTTGTGCTCCGCTGAAGCTCCCCGCTCTCGTACATCCCGCTTCCAAGCTAGACGCAATCGTTTCTTGGCTCGTCAAGAAGCTGCTGAACCCGCTGCCGTTACTCCTTATCCCACTGCTGATGAATTAAAACCtgaagtaccttttgatgaagcTGTTGCCGCCGAAGAACAACAACCCAACCAACCCGATGAAGTTTATGGCCCACCAGAAGAAGAAGCTCCCGTTGAAACTGATGATGTTGCTGCCGCTGAAGAAGAACAAGCTGTTGCCGATGAAGAGGTTGCTGTTGCCGAAGAAGAAGAACAAGCTGTTGCCGAAGAAGAGGCTGCTCCCGCCCGTTTAACTGCTCGTCGCACCTCATCTGCCCGTAGAAGTTCAGTCCGTCCCGCTAAATTGCGCAAAGCCGCTCCTGCCCGTCTCCAACTCCAACCCCAATTTGTGCCCCAACCTCTTTTCTACTACGTTGCTCAATAA
- the LOC111691072 gene encoding uncharacterized protein LOC111691072 — MFKSTIVILAVSAIITQAAVIRTSDKDTNVVETTTVSIDDMSTTMEPELTTIKEDDLTTTTTESFGALSGDEEATILIVDQTLLDPAPAELIKTETVQIEKSGKLLLLSTQKIAEKTKQPEENLEESEEENETVENVTQSTIETTTMDSLNEDTTTPVNMEEETTQSQLDTKNEVKSEHKTSVENGTEDLPAMEKITKLYPINDTLYADSSKKSEQSSTTIVDDQPKETLNSNLGSVILEEAEADYVLVESEVLEGSYTDVDSELHLQPIVQSVEIVPSSLDDTLLINYVQSW; from the coding sequence atgtttaaatcaactattgtgatcCTGGCTGTGTCTGCGATTATCACACAAGCTGCTGTAATTAGAACGTCGGATAAGGACACTAATGTTGTGGAAACAACTACTGTTTCAATAGATGATATGTCTACTACTATGGAACCAGAGCTGACTACCATTAAAGAAGATGATCTTACTACCACAACAACAGAGAGTTTTGGTGCTCTTAGTGGGGATGAGGAAGCAACCATATTAATCGTGGATCAAACTTTATTAGATCCAGCACCTGCTGAGTTAATTAAAACAGAGACGGTTCAAATTGAAAAATCTGGCAAACTTCTGTTATTAAGCACACAAAAAAttgcagaaaaaacaaaacaacccgAAGAAAATCTTGAGGAATCTGAAGAAGAAAATGAAACGGTAGAAAATGTTACACAAAGTACCATAGAGACAACAACCATGGATTCGCTAAATGAAGATACTACAACGCCCGTAAACATGGAAGAAGAAACAACTCAAAGTCAATTAGATACAAAAAATGAAGTAAAGTCCGAACATAAAACAAGTGTCGAAAATGGGACAGAGGACTTGCCAGCTATGGAAAAAATAACTAAGTTATATCCAATCAATGACACCCTCTATGCTGACAGCAGTAAAAAATCTGAACAGAGTTCGACAACTATTGTAGACGATCAGCCTAAAGAAACATTAAACTCAAATCTTGGCTCCGTTATCTTAGAAGAAGCAGAAGCCGATTATGTTCTGGTTGAATCAGAGGTCTTGGAAGGTTCATACACCGATGTTGATAGTGAATTACACCTGCAGCCTATTGTTCAATCGGTAGAAATTGTACCTTCTAGTTTGGATGATACCTTGCTAATTAATTATGTACAAAGTTGGTAA